Proteins co-encoded in one Pseudomonas fluorescens genomic window:
- a CDS encoding 3-carboxy-cis,cis-muconate cycloisomerase: MTQRPGNQLFDAYFTARDMRDVFCDQGRVQAMLDFEAALARAEARVGLIPASAVASIENACRAGLFDFAALGEAIATAGNSAIPLVKALGKQIAATDAEAERYVHLGATSQDVMDSGLVLQLRQALELIEGELAQLADSLAIQAQRHAATPLAGRTWLQHATPVTLGMKIAGWLGAVTRCRQRLRELKPRLLVLQFGGASGTLAALGEQALPIARALAEELQLTLPEQPWHTQRDRIVEFGAVLGLIAGSLGKFGRDISLLMQTEAAEVFEPSAPGKGGSSTMPHKRNPVGAAVLIGAATRVPGLVSTLFSAMPQEHERSLGLWHAEWETLPEICCLVSGALQQARLLADGLEVDVARMARNLELTQGLVLAEAVSIVLAQRVGRDTAHHLLEQCCKRAVAEQRHLRAVLGDEPQVTAELSASELDHLLDPAHYLGQAQVWVERAVAEHNALSD; the protein is encoded by the coding sequence ATGACTCAGCGACCGGGCAATCAATTGTTCGATGCCTACTTCACTGCCCGCGATATGCGCGACGTGTTCTGCGATCAGGGCCGGGTGCAGGCGATGCTCGACTTCGAAGCGGCGCTGGCCCGGGCCGAAGCGCGGGTCGGATTGATTCCGGCGAGTGCTGTCGCGTCGATCGAAAACGCCTGCCGCGCCGGGCTGTTTGATTTCGCAGCGCTGGGCGAGGCGATTGCCACGGCCGGCAATTCGGCGATTCCCCTGGTGAAGGCGTTGGGCAAACAGATTGCCGCGACCGATGCCGAAGCCGAGCGCTACGTGCATCTGGGCGCTACCAGTCAGGACGTGATGGATTCCGGGTTGGTGCTGCAATTGCGCCAGGCGCTGGAACTGATTGAAGGGGAGCTGGCGCAACTGGCCGATTCCCTCGCCATTCAGGCGCAGCGCCACGCCGCCACGCCGCTGGCCGGGCGCACCTGGCTGCAACACGCGACGCCCGTCACCCTTGGGATGAAGATTGCCGGTTGGCTCGGCGCCGTGACCCGCTGCCGTCAGCGTCTGCGCGAACTCAAGCCGCGGCTGCTGGTGCTGCAATTCGGCGGCGCGTCCGGCACCTTGGCGGCGCTGGGCGAACAGGCGTTGCCGATTGCCCGTGCACTGGCCGAAGAGCTGCAACTGACCCTGCCGGAACAACCCTGGCACACCCAGCGTGATCGCATCGTCGAGTTTGGCGCGGTGCTGGGTCTGATTGCCGGCAGCCTCGGCAAGTTCGGCCGCGACATCAGCCTGTTGATGCAGACCGAAGCGGCGGAAGTATTCGAGCCTTCGGCACCGGGCAAGGGCGGTTCATCGACCATGCCGCACAAACGCAATCCGGTGGGCGCAGCGGTGCTGATCGGCGCGGCGACCCGTGTGCCGGGTCTGGTCTCGACGCTGTTCAGCGCCATGCCTCAGGAGCACGAGCGCAGCCTCGGCTTGTGGCACGCCGAATGGGAAACCCTGCCGGAGATCTGCTGCCTGGTGTCAGGTGCGCTGCAACAGGCGCGGTTGCTGGCCGACGGTCTGGAGGTTGATGTCGCGCGCATGGCCCGCAACCTCGAATTGACCCAAGGTCTGGTGCTGGCCGAAGCGGTGAGCATCGTGCTCGCGCAACGAGTCGGCCGCGACACCGCGCATCATCTGCTCGAACAATGCTGCAAACGAGCGGTGGCCGAACAACGCCACCTGCGTGCGGTACTCGGTGACGAACCGCAGGTGACCGCCGAACTGAGCGCATCCGAACTGGATCATCTGCTCGATCCCGCCCATTACCTCGGTCAGGCGCAGGTCTGGGTCGAGCGTGCGGTGGCCGAACATAACGCATTGTCTGACTGA
- the pcaD gene encoding 3-oxoadipate enol-lactonase, producing the protein MAFVQLADGELHYSLEGPVDAPVLVLSNSLGTDLHMWDAQMPAFTEHFRVLRFDTRGHGQSLVTPGPYSIEQLGRDVLALLDALHIERAHFCGLSMGGLIGQWLGINAGERLNKLIVCNTAAKIGDPSVWNPRIETVLRDGPAAMVALRDASIARWFTPDFSAANPAAAKQITDMLAATNPEGYAANCAAVRDADFREQLSSIKAPLLVIAGTEDAVTPPSGGHFIQEHVRGAEYAEFHAAHLSNVQAGDAFSDRVLTFLLAD; encoded by the coding sequence GTGGCTTTCGTTCAACTCGCCGATGGCGAACTGCATTACTCATTGGAAGGCCCGGTCGATGCGCCGGTGCTGGTGCTGTCCAACTCGTTGGGCACCGACCTGCACATGTGGGACGCGCAGATGCCGGCCTTCACCGAACATTTTCGGGTGCTGCGTTTCGACACGCGCGGGCACGGCCAGTCGCTGGTGACGCCGGGCCCTTACAGCATCGAGCAACTGGGTCGCGACGTGCTGGCGCTGCTGGATGCGCTGCACATCGAACGTGCGCATTTCTGCGGTCTGTCGATGGGCGGGTTGATCGGGCAGTGGCTGGGGATCAATGCCGGTGAGCGTCTGAACAAACTGATCGTGTGCAACACCGCTGCAAAGATCGGCGATCCGTCGGTGTGGAATCCGCGCATCGAAACCGTGCTGCGTGACGGCCCGGCGGCGATGGTCGCCTTGCGCGATGCGTCGATTGCCCGATGGTTTACTCCGGATTTTTCCGCCGCCAATCCGGCAGCGGCCAAGCAGATCACCGACATGCTGGCTGCGACCAATCCTGAAGGTTACGCCGCCAACTGCGCGGCGGTGCGCGATGCGGATTTCCGTGAGCAGTTGTCGTCGATCAAGGCACCGCTGTTGGTGATTGCCGGTACGGAAGATGCGGTGACGCCACCGTCCGGCGGGCATTTCATTCAGGAGCACGTGCGCGGCGCCGAGTACGCCGAGTTCCATGCGGCGCATCTTTCCAACGTTCAGGCCGGCGACGCGTTCAGCGACCGTGTGCTGACATTCCTGCTGGCCGATTGA
- the pcaC gene encoding 4-carboxymuconolactone decarboxylase, whose amino-acid sequence MDEKQRYDDGMQVRRAVLGDAHVDRSLTTLTEFNSEFQEMITRHAWGDIWTRPGLPRHTRSLITIAMLIGMNREGELKLHLRAAANNGVSRGEIKEVIMQSAIYCGIPAANATFHLAESVWDELGTESRE is encoded by the coding sequence GTGGACGAGAAACAACGTTACGACGACGGCATGCAGGTGCGCCGCGCAGTGCTCGGCGATGCTCACGTCGATCGCAGCCTGACCACGCTGACCGAGTTCAACTCGGAATTCCAGGAGATGATCACCCGTCACGCCTGGGGCGACATCTGGACCCGGCCGGGCCTGCCGCGCCATACCCGCAGCCTGATCACCATCGCCATGCTGATCGGCATGAACCGCGAAGGTGAACTGAAGTTGCACCTGCGGGCGGCGGCCAACAATGGCGTGAGCCGTGGCGAGATCAAGGAAGTGATCATGCAGAGCGCGATCTACTGCGGGATTCCGGCGGCGAATGCGACGTTTCATCTGGCCGAATCGGTGTGGGATGAGCTGGGTACCGAATCACGCGAGTAA
- a CDS encoding methyltransferase domain-containing protein, protein MSVKLETPVKTGTDWDARAYQQFSRLRQQPVDELLGRVDLENPQRIYDLGCGTGIATKVLADRWPEAEIKGIDSSKDMLQVARCLPIKARWQHADLQHWKPRKPADLLFAAAVLHFIDDHRTLLPGLLRHLNTGGCLAAHMPDWRDALWYRLMLETLDDAGPCGRPIGTAQLRQRMAARTLLSLEDYYRLLAPLTQSLDIWETEQLQVVRGSSPIYDWVKVSALRPVMQGLTSEEQARFIYHYLMRVHAHYPQEDDGHTLFAFKRIFIVAKV, encoded by the coding sequence ATGAGCGTAAAACTCGAAACGCCGGTCAAGACCGGCACCGACTGGGACGCCCGGGCGTACCAGCAGTTTTCCCGTCTCAGGCAACAACCGGTCGACGAATTGCTCGGCCGTGTCGACCTGGAAAATCCCCAACGCATTTATGACTTGGGCTGCGGTACCGGAATTGCCACGAAGGTCCTGGCCGATCGCTGGCCCGAGGCAGAGATCAAGGGCATCGACAGTTCGAAAGACATGCTTCAGGTCGCCCGCTGCCTGCCGATCAAGGCGCGCTGGCAACACGCTGACCTGCAACACTGGAAACCCCGCAAGCCGGCCGACCTGTTGTTTGCCGCGGCCGTGTTGCACTTCATCGATGACCATCGAACGCTGTTGCCGGGATTGCTTCGCCACCTCAACACTGGCGGTTGTCTGGCCGCACACATGCCCGACTGGCGCGATGCGCTGTGGTATCGGTTGATGCTCGAAACCCTAGACGATGCCGGCCCCTGCGGTCGACCGATTGGCACCGCGCAATTGCGCCAGCGCATGGCGGCACGGACGTTGTTGTCACTGGAGGATTACTACCGTTTGCTCGCGCCGCTGACCCAATCGCTGGATATTTGGGAAACCGAACAGTTGCAGGTCGTGCGCGGAAGTTCGCCGATTTATGACTGGGTGAAGGTGTCGGCGCTGCGGCCGGTGATGCAGGGACTGACGTCAGAAGAACAGGCGCGCTTCATTTATCACTACCTGATGCGAGTGCATGCCCATTATCCGCAGGAGGATGACGGGCATACGCTGTTTGCGTTCAAGCGGATTTTCATTGTTGCCAAGGTGTGA
- a CDS encoding DUF1641 domain-containing protein translates to MKESEALSATPGYTALMARLQPLIDAGRLENIVDLLSLLSDLVDLLDEAMVEKLSLLIEQAAACSWEAANALRLAKAEVAAQHQPPSVFALLKLLNDGDTRKGVAVVLKALNVIGRQL, encoded by the coding sequence ATGAAAGAGTCTGAAGCCCTGTCGGCCACACCCGGCTACACCGCCCTGATGGCCAGACTGCAACCGTTGATCGACGCTGGACGGCTGGAAAACATTGTCGACCTGCTGTCCCTGCTGTCGGATCTGGTCGACCTGCTGGATGAAGCCATGGTGGAGAAACTGTCCTTGCTGATCGAACAGGCGGCAGCCTGCAGTTGGGAGGCGGCCAATGCTCTGCGTCTGGCCAAGGCTGAAGTCGCCGCGCAACACCAGCCACCAAGCGTTTTTGCCCTGCTCAAACTGTTGAACGACGGCGATACACGCAAAGGCGTGGCCGTTGTCCTGAAAGCGCTCAACGTCATCGGAAGACAACTTTAA